A DNA window from Mastacembelus armatus chromosome 11, fMasArm1.2, whole genome shotgun sequence contains the following coding sequences:
- the irx1b gene encoding iroquois-class homeodomain protein IRX-1b: MSFPQLGYPQFLSASHEVYGGERPASAREGGTEGGVSSSATAAAVGSMLGMYGSPWAAHNYSAFLPYSGASDLALISQMGSQYEVKDSPGSHPASLPVHPAQGFYPYGQYPYGDPSRAKTATRETTSTLKAWLQEHQKNPYPTKGEKIMLAIITRMTLTQVSTWFANARRRLKKENKVTWGRSAEDRDGRIFSSDNEDEHGKNASDDEDEEEIDLETVDIERPEEQRAGEQGSGKGEAETGLSAREQAAEPKSSESSRTLSVEGLRGVEAAISLNKSPVVRLAVDHSPSRQECQRAPQIKPKIWSLAETATAPDNSHKTSSAAHAHHPALASAGHPALLPGHGIYTCQIGKLHNWANAAFLNANSLLNMRSLLGGAPAGHLPLHGAVPATRHDARPAAAGPGTSGTEDDSDLESSGSFSPKRDDEESDHRPDSLKSPFQLITDRPHHGTSAQRVLTTTL, from the exons ATGTCTTTCCCTCAGCTGGGGTACCCCCAGTTCCTCAGTGCCTCTCACGAGGTGTACGGAGGCGAGCGGCCGGCCTCTGCCCGGGAAGGAGGCACCGAGGGCGGCGTAAGCTCGTCTGCCACCGCCGCGGCAGTCGGCTCCATGCTGGGGATGTACGGGAGCCCCTGGGCGGCTCATAACTACAGTGCCTTTCTGCCGTACAGCGGAGCCTCAGACCTCGCCCTCATATCCCAGATG GGTTCCCAGTATGAAGTGAAGGACAGCCCCGGGTCCCACCCCGCCTCTCTGCCTGTTCACCCCGCTCAAGGCTTCTACCCGTACGGACAGTACCCGTACGGGGACCCGTCCAGAGCCAAAACGGCCACCAGGGAGACCACCAGCACCCTGAAGGCCTGGCTGCAGGAGCACCAGAAGAACCCCTACCCCACCAAGGGGGAGAAGATCATGCTTGCTATTATTACCAGGATGACGCTCACACAG GTTTCGACGTGGTTTGCGAACGCCCGCAGGCGCCTGAAGAAGGAGAACAAGGTAACATGGGGCCGCAGCGCCGAGGACCGGGACGGACGCATCTTCAGCAGCGATAACGAGGACGAGCACGGCAAAAACGCCAGCGACGACGAAGACGAAGAGGAGATTGATTTGGAAACTGTCGACATCGAGAGACCCGAGGAGCAGCGAGCAGGGGAGCAGGGATCCGGAAAAGGAGAGGCAGAGACGGGCCTGTCCGCCAGAGAGCAGGCCGCGGAGCCGAAGAGCTCGGAAAGCAGCAGGACGCTTTCTGTGGAGGGCCTGAGAGGAGTGGAGGCGGCTATATCTCTCAATAAATCGCCCGTTGTCAGACTCGCAGTGGATCATTCGCCCAGCAGACAGGAGTGCCAGAGAGCACCTCAGATCAAACCTAAAATCTGGTCCCTGGCTGAGACCGCCACAGCCCCCGACAATTCTCACAAAACTTCCTCCGCGGCCCACGCGCATCACCCGGCTTTGGCCTCGGCTGGCCACCCGGCTTTGCTCCCGGGTCATGGGATATATACGTGCCAAATTGGCAAGCTGCACAACTGGGCCAACGCGGCTTTTCTGAATGCCAACTCTCTTTTGAACATGAGATCGTTGCTTGGAGGGGCGCCGGCCGGACACCTGCCTCTCCACGGCGCAGTGCCGGCTACGCGTCATGACGCACGGCCGGCAGCAGCGGGCCCAGGAACTTCGGGGACGGAGGATGACAGTGATTTAGAGTCGTCAGGAAGCTTCAGCCCAAAAAGAGATG acGAAGAGAGcgaccacaggcctgattctCTGAAGTCCCCGTTCCAGCTGATCACTGACAG ACCTCACCATGGGACGTCTGCACAGCGAGTTCTGACAACAACATtatga